A stretch of Rutidosis leptorrhynchoides isolate AG116_Rl617_1_P2 unplaced genomic scaffold, CSIRO_AGI_Rlap_v1 contig152, whole genome shotgun sequence DNA encodes these proteins:
- the LOC139881430 gene encoding polyadenylate-binding protein RBP47-like, whose protein sequence is MQYPGAGAAMVMMQQHHHHMMMYAPQHYMPYSHNPYGGGYQQQFHNKQQQSPHYKQQQQQQELGSSEEAKTIWIGDLLHWMDETYLHSCFSHTGELCSVKVIRNKQTGQSERYGFVEFSSHAMAEKVLQSYNGSPMPNTDQLFRLNWASFSAAEKRPDSGSDLSIFVGDLAPDVTDALLLDTFANKYHSVKGAKVVIDSNTGRSKGYGFVRFGDENERSKAMTEMNGVQCSTRAMRIGAATPKKASGYQQQYSSQALVLSGGPTSNGSAIQGSQPDGEADNTTIFVGGLDSDVTDEDLRQPFSQFGEVVSVKIPGGKGCGFVQFASRKNAEDALERLNGTVIGKQTVRLSWGRNQANKQWRNQNNPWNGGYNGRQPGGYGGRYGYMMSPSQDLTMYAAATAVPGAS, encoded by the exons ATGCAGTATCCAGGTGCGGGGGCGGCTATGGTGATGATGCAGCAGCATCATCACCATATGATGATGTATGCTCCACAACACTATATGCCATACAGCCATAATCCTTATGGCGGCGGCTACCAGCAACAATTTCACAACAAGCAACAACAATCGCCACACTAtaagcagcagcagcaacaacaagaACTTGGATCGAGTGAAGAAGCTAAGACGATCTGGATTGGTGACTTGCTTCATTGGATGGACGAGACTTATCTCCATAGCTGCTTCTCTCATACTGGCGAG CTTTGCTCTGTAAAGGTAATTCGCAACAAGCAAACTGGCCAGTCGGAACGATATGGATTTGTCGAGTTCTCATCTCACGCGATGGCTGAGAAGGTTTTGCAGAGCTATAATGGCTCTCCGATGCCAAACACAGATCAGCTCTTCCGTTTGAACTGGGCATCCTTTAGTGCAGCTGAAAAGCGACCGGATTCCGGCTCCGATTTATCCATATTCGTGGGAGATTTGGCTCCAGATGTTACTGATGCTCTTCTGCTCGACACCTTTGCTAATAAATATCACTCTGTCAAAGGGGCGAAGGTTGTAATTGATTCAAATACTGGACGATCTAAAGGTTATGGTTTTGTTAGATTTGGTGATGAAAATGAGAGGTCAAAAGCCATGACAGAAATGAATGGCGTGCAATGCTCAACTAGGGCCATGCGAATAGGCGCAGCGACTCCAAAAAAAGCATCTGGATATCAACAGCAGTATTCTTCACAAG CTTTGGTATTATCTGGTGGTCCTACATCTAATGGTTCTGCTATCCAAGGCTCTCAACCTGATGGTGAAGCAGACAACACAACT ATATTTGTGGGTGGACTTGACTCTGATGTCACTGATGAAGATCTAAGGCAACCTTTCTCTCAGTTTGGTGAAGTTGTCTCTGTGAAAATACCTGGTGGAAAAGGATGTGGCTTTGTACAATTTGCTAGCAG AAAAAATGCCGAGGATGCATTAGAGAGACTAAATGGAACAGTTATAGGAAAGCAAACAGTTCGTCTTTCTTGGGGCCGCAATCAAGCCAACAAACAG TGGAGGAATCAAAATAACCCGTGGAATGGAGGATACAATGGAAGGCAACCTGGTGGATATGGTGGCAGGTACGGATACATGATGTCACCCAGTCAGGACCTGACCATGTATGCTGCTGCTACAGCTGTTCCCGGAGCTTCCTGA